The DNA sequence ATTTTATATCGACAACCTGTACAGGGATTACAATCAGAAACAACCTTGCCTATGCGAGTGGGTCCGGCGGTGTGAAGTTCCTCGGGACTGCAGCAAGGGAAGGAACCCACTACACGCAGTCCGGCAACATCGTGAATACGATCAATCCAAGATTCGTCAACGCCCCGGCCACACTTCCGTCGTCGCCGAATTTCTCCCTGGCCTCAGGGAGCCCAGCCATCGACAGGGGCCTGCCCCTGGCCCTCGCCCCGACCAAAATATCGTATCCCGGCACGACTCGGCCTAAAGGCAGCACTCATGATGTTGGTGCTTATGAATACAGTTCAAACGCCACTCAATCATTTCTTACAGCGCCAACTTCGGCCCAAAGTAACTGAAGATCCGTTCCGTCCTCAATAAGGCGTTCCAGGCATCTGGCCTGTGAGTGGATGAGGGATAACTCTCTCATTCAAGTACCGTCCCTGCGTTCCCCTGCCTTTTTGACTGAGGAACGCAGGGACCCACACCAAGATCGAATACTCCCTGTGCTATATCTCCCGGTCTTCTCAACAAAAAGCGCTTTCAACAGCAGACCTAATTGGCTGGAAAAACTTAACTCGCCGGAGAATACGGACAATCCTGCTCTTCCTAAACCGAACCCATACCGTTCCCCCCTTTCGCAATGACCGCTGAAACTGACTTTCCTCGGCACATTCTTGAACCGGCGTCCCCGGCACACAGACGGCGAAAGAACTGCACGTTCCGCAGGGAACGCCGTGTTTCGGCTGGTGACAGAACCATAATTTTTCGAGGACCTCAATAAATCCGTGCTTTCTGGCAAGATCTTGCATCTGCGTTTTGGAGCATTCAAGAAGCGGGAACTCGAATCGAGCGAAGAGTTGTTCATCGCCGAGGATCACTGAATTGTAATGCCGTCGGTGCAGAGGGCTCTTGCCTGTTACCATCGGCACTAAATTCATAGGCGCCGATATCGTAGGTGTGTCCTCGAGGTCGAGGAGTCCCATCGAACGATGTTCTGATCGCAGCAAGGAGCAACCCCGCATCAATGGCCGGGCTTCGTTGGGTCAGGGCGAAGTTCGGCGACGCCGGAAGTGTGGCTGGAGCATTAACGAATGCTGGTGCACTGACGTTGATGATATTATTAGCTTGAATGTAGTGCACGCCTTCAGTCGCACCAGATCCAAAGGCCGCCGTACCCCCGCTACCGCTGGCGTAGAAGAGATTATTCCTAACCACTACCCCAGTACAAGTGGTGGAAGTGAAGTGCACTCCTTGTGTCGCATCCGAATTTGTGGCTGCATTCTCATAGAAAATGTTGTTCTCAATCCGTGCGTTGTTACAGGAAAAGCCCCACACAACCAGGCCAGCCCCTCTGCGGTTGTAGGCGAGTGTGTTGTTGGCAATCAGCCAATTCTCTGATACTGCGTATTCCGGCCCTGGGTCAGTGGTAGGGTTGTACGTTGAGCTTGCCGTGGACCCATTGAGTTGAATGCCGAAAGTCAGGTTATCGTAAATGATGTTATTCGTGACTGTGACGGCTGTCCCATGGAAATAGATGCCATGGCCTCCCGGCCGACAGGGAGATGTGCCAGCCTCACACCCCTCAATATTGGCATTGTGGTTGATGATGTTCCGATCAAACAGCACCCTGGTACCATTCCCAAGAATTCCGCTTCCAGGTTTATTGTGGTGAATCCAATTTCGCTGAATGGTGAGGTCATGACCGCTGATGATCTTGATCCCATTGTAGCAATTCCGGATCTCAAACCCCTCAACTGTGATCCAGCCCATGGGATTCAAAGGACCAGACGGATGTTGAATAAGAATCCTATGAAGTTTTGACGCGTCAATACAATCGATGATTGGCGATTCGCCCGGAGCATTGCGAAGCTTAATGGGCGCCAACTGGGTACCAGACTTTCCGAAGCGGATGATCTCTTCTTTGTAGGTTCCACCCCGGACATAGGTCGTATCCCCTGCGACCATGATGGCGACCGCATAGGCGACCGTCCGCCACGGTTGTGTTTCTGTGCCAGGATTGCCGTCACTGCCGGTCGTGGCGACATAGTAGGTCGCTGCAGGAGCCCCCACGTCTTGCAAGAGGATACTGCTAAAAATGCAGACACCGATTATTGCTTGGTTGAATCGATCCATATCGAGGCTCCTCTGGAATAGTCCGCAACAGGCTGAGGGGACCGTATGTCGTGAGTATTTCCAGAACTATGTCAATAGCATAGGTTAAGGCAACCATTGTGCCAAAGAGACCGTTCGCTAGTGGCTTGAGAATAAAGAAACAATCTCAACAATGAGTTCAAACTGGTTCAAAACTGTTCACAGGCTATGGGTGTTATGGGTCAGAAATGTAAGTTTTCGGTAGTGACGCGGCTATAAGCTCCCCTAGATTAGGACAGTGATAAGGAGAACGTTCTGACACCCTACCGAGGAGATTTCCATACTCCAGTCAAAGTTCACCGAGGCGGAGATTGTGTTGACGAGAGACCGATGCCGACCGGCCCGTCAACAAGATCCGGCGGCAATACGGTATCATCTCCACGTACAAGTGGAGAGCCAAGTACGGGAGCAGGAGGCATCCGATGTGAAGCGGCTGAAGGAAGTGGAAAATGAGAACGGCGTCTGAAGTGGATGTATGCGGATCTGTCGCTGGATAATGCGGCACTCAAGGATGTGACGTCTCCCCCTGACAACGGCGTCAAATCAAAACTAGAGTACGATACCGGCTTCGACGGTCCTCGACGAAAGACTGCTTCCTCGATCCCCGCTTGATTCTCTGAAAAACAGATCGTCGGACGTCATGGTATCGGAAGAGTCGGGACAAAGATCAGACGGCCCTTCGGTTCCGCATCCGCAATCTCGAGCAGGTCCGCCCCCGTTTGGCTACAAACGGATAGGACAGAATTCTAATCCTGTGCTTTTGGAGACGGGCCCTATCGCCGTGGCGTGCAGCTCGACTTCATCTGACTAGGGCCTGTTCACACTACCGTACGCCATCCACGATCAAGGCGAAGGTGATGAACGCGACGAACATGACATCGAGTTTGTCAAACCGCGAGAAGAGGCGCCGAAATCCTTTGAGCCGGCGGAACACCCGTTCGATCTCATTGCGGCGTCTAAGAGGTGGCTCCGGTTGGTTGGACAGCTTCTGCCAGTTCTTAAGTGGTGCCTGGCGGAATGCTGACGACGCAGCGGGTCTGCCGTGTCGTCCGATTGTCATAATGCCCCTGGTCAGGCGTCTGGCCATCAAGCGCCTGATGCGGTCGGGTCCGGTTGTAGAACAGCAGATAGCGCTCCAGCCCTTGATGTGCCGTGCTGACGGTCTCATACGCGTGCAGGTAGACCTCCTCGTATTTAATGCTTCTCCACAACCGTTCCACAAAGACGTTATCCCGCCAGCAGCCTTTGCCGTCCATGCTGATCTGAATCCCCTAGTCTTTCAATAGTCCCGTGAATTCCTGGCGGGTGAACTGACACCCTTGGTCGGTGTTGAAAATCTCGGGGCAGCCATACTGCGTGATCGCTTCCCGCACGGCATCGAGGCAGAACTCCGTGGTCAGCAACTGGGCGAGTC is a window from the Candidatus Nitrospira nitrificans genome containing:
- a CDS encoding right-handed parallel beta-helix repeat-containing protein, whose protein sequence is MDRFNQAIIGVCIFSSILLQDVGAPAATYYVATTGSDGNPGTETQPWRTVAYAVAIMVAGDTTYVRGGTYKEEIIRFGKSGTQLAPIKLRNAPGESPIIDCIDASKLHRILIQHPSGPLNPMGWITVEGFEIRNCYNGIKIISGHDLTIQRNWIHHNKPGSGILGNGTRVLFDRNIINHNANIEGCEAGTSPCRPGGHGIYFHGTAVTVTNNIIYDNLTFGIQLNGSTASSTYNPTTDPGPEYAVSENWLIANNTLAYNRRGAGLVVWGFSCNNARIENNIFYENAATNSDATQGVHFTSTTCTGVVVRNNLFYASGSGGTAAFGSGATEGVHYIQANNIINVSAPAFVNAPATLPASPNFALTQRSPAIDAGLLLAAIRTSFDGTPRPRGHTYDIGAYEFSADGNRQEPSAPTALQFSDPRR